From a single Chlamydia muridarum str. Nigg genomic region:
- the topA gene encoding type I DNA topoisomerase codes for MKKSLIIVESPAKIKTLRKLLGEGFIFDSSLGHIVDLPAKGFGIDIEKGFIPDYQILEGKEEVIRKICAEAKKCDVVYLAPDPDREGEAIAWHIANQLPKNTKIQRISFNAITKGAVTEALKHPREIDMALVNAQQARRFLDRIVGYKISPILGRKLQRWSGVSAGRVQSVALKLVVDREYAIEQFVPVEFWNIRVNLQDPKSQKTFWAHLHSVNGKKWEKEIPEGKSSEDVVLIDSKEKADDLVSLLESATYCVDRVESKEKKRNAYPPFITSTLQQEASRHYRFSSSRTMNIAQTLYEGVDLDSQGAVGLITYMRTDSVRTDPEAIKQVRKYIENHFGKEYVPSSPNMYATKKMAQDAHEAIRPTDVSLSPESIRTKLTEDQYKLYSLIWKRFVASQMIAAIYDTLAIQIATNKGIDLRATGSCLKFKGFLAVYEEKRDEEGDEDENIQLPKLHERDELKKEEIEAEQSHTKPLPRFTEASLVKELEKSGIGRPSTYATIMNKIQSREYTLKEGQRLRPTELGKVVCQFLETNFPRIMDIGFTAKMEDELELIADNKKPWKQLLQEFCELFLPFVVTAEKEAFIPRIVTEMDCPRCHKGKLVKIWSKNRYFFGCSEYPTCDYKTSEEELTFDKSEYADDTPWDAPCALCGGQMKVRHGKFGSFLGCENYPQCHYIVNLFKKGEAGSEPEEIVSCPAEGCTGHLVKRRSRFNKMFYSCSEYPACSVIGNSVDAVIEKYTGTPKTPYEKKIKAKKATASKKGKATKGKASTTKTKKKSTVTTKNRKTATYTPSSALAAVIGPDPIDGFPEATKKIWAYIKEQGLQSPNNKRVIVPDSKMKHVIGDDPIDMFALSKKIQAHLTKQE; via the coding sequence ATGAAAAAATCCTTAATCATCGTTGAGTCCCCAGCTAAGATCAAAACCTTACGAAAATTGTTAGGAGAAGGGTTTATTTTCGACTCTTCTTTGGGTCATATTGTAGATCTTCCAGCAAAAGGGTTTGGTATTGATATCGAAAAAGGATTTATTCCGGACTACCAAATTCTAGAGGGGAAGGAAGAGGTTATTCGGAAAATTTGTGCTGAAGCCAAGAAATGCGACGTTGTTTATCTTGCTCCCGATCCAGACCGAGAGGGGGAGGCTATAGCATGGCATATTGCCAATCAGTTGCCTAAGAATACCAAAATTCAGAGAATTTCTTTTAATGCGATCACTAAAGGGGCTGTTACAGAAGCGTTGAAGCATCCCCGAGAAATTGATATGGCGTTGGTTAATGCTCAGCAGGCGAGACGTTTTTTAGATCGCATAGTGGGGTATAAAATTTCTCCAATCTTGGGTCGCAAGTTGCAGCGATGGTCGGGAGTATCTGCAGGAAGAGTGCAGTCTGTAGCTTTGAAATTAGTTGTAGATCGAGAATACGCCATAGAACAATTTGTTCCTGTAGAGTTTTGGAATATTCGCGTTAATCTCCAAGATCCTAAAAGTCAGAAAACGTTTTGGGCGCATTTACATTCTGTAAATGGAAAAAAATGGGAAAAAGAAATTCCAGAGGGGAAGTCTTCTGAAGACGTAGTCTTAATTGATTCTAAAGAAAAAGCGGATGATTTAGTTTCCCTATTAGAATCAGCAACTTATTGCGTAGATCGCGTTGAATCTAAAGAGAAAAAGCGCAACGCATATCCTCCATTTATTACTTCTACGTTACAGCAGGAAGCCAGTCGACATTATCGTTTTTCTTCCTCTAGAACGATGAATATCGCTCAAACTTTATACGAAGGGGTGGATTTAGATAGTCAAGGCGCTGTGGGATTAATTACTTACATGAGAACCGATTCCGTTCGGACAGATCCTGAAGCTATCAAACAGGTGCGTAAGTATATAGAGAACCATTTTGGAAAAGAATATGTGCCTTCTTCTCCAAATATGTATGCCACGAAGAAAATGGCTCAGGATGCTCATGAGGCTATACGTCCTACAGATGTTTCTCTTTCTCCCGAATCCATACGTACAAAGTTAACAGAAGATCAGTACAAACTTTACTCTTTGATATGGAAGCGTTTTGTAGCTTCACAAATGATTGCGGCCATCTATGATACTCTTGCCATTCAAATAGCGACAAATAAAGGCATAGATCTCCGGGCTACAGGTTCTTGCTTAAAGTTTAAGGGGTTTTTAGCTGTCTATGAAGAGAAAAGAGATGAAGAAGGAGATGAGGATGAGAATATTCAGCTTCCTAAGCTCCATGAGCGTGATGAGCTAAAAAAAGAGGAAATAGAAGCTGAACAATCGCATACTAAACCTCTACCGCGTTTCACAGAGGCCTCTTTAGTTAAGGAATTAGAAAAATCTGGCATAGGAAGACCTTCTACTTATGCTACGATTATGAATAAAATTCAGAGTCGGGAATATACATTAAAAGAAGGCCAACGATTACGTCCTACCGAGCTTGGAAAGGTAGTTTGTCAATTTTTAGAGACGAATTTCCCTCGGATTATGGACATTGGTTTTACGGCTAAAATGGAAGATGAGCTAGAGCTTATCGCTGATAATAAAAAGCCTTGGAAACAGCTGTTACAAGAATTTTGTGAATTATTCCTTCCTTTTGTAGTGACGGCTGAAAAAGAAGCTTTTATTCCTCGTATTGTCACAGAAATGGACTGTCCAAGATGTCATAAAGGGAAACTAGTAAAAATTTGGTCTAAAAATCGATACTTCTTTGGTTGTTCGGAATACCCTACCTGTGATTACAAAACTTCGGAAGAAGAGCTCACTTTCGATAAAAGCGAGTATGCAGACGATACTCCTTGGGATGCTCCTTGCGCTCTTTGTGGGGGGCAAATGAAAGTGCGACATGGGAAGTTTGGAAGCTTTCTCGGGTGCGAGAATTACCCACAATGTCATTATATTGTGAATCTTTTTAAAAAAGGAGAAGCTGGCTCAGAGCCTGAAGAGATCGTATCATGTCCTGCAGAAGGCTGTACTGGTCATCTCGTTAAAAGAAGATCGCGGTTTAATAAAATGTTTTATTCCTGTTCAGAGTATCCTGCGTGCAGCGTTATTGGGAACTCTGTAGATGCAGTCATTGAAAAATATACAGGAACTCCTAAAACTCCTTATGAGAAGAAGATAAAAGCTAAAAAAGCAACAGCTTCTAAAAAGGGAAAAGCAACAAAAGGAAAGGCTTCTACTACGAAAACAAAGAAAAAATCTACTGTAACGACGAAAAACAGAAAGACTGCAACCTATACACCTTCTTCTGCTTTAGCTGCTGTTATTGGTCCTGACCCAATAGATGGTTTCCCCGAAGCTACGAAAAAAATCTGGGCGTATATCAAAGAGCAGGGATTGCAATCGCCGAATAACAAAAGAGTCATTGTCCCTGATAGCAAAATGAAGCATGTAATCGGTGATGATCCGATTGATATGTTCGCACTATCTAAAAAAATACAAGCGCATTTAACGAAGCAAGAGTAA
- the dusB gene encoding tRNA dihydrouridine synthase DusB: MASPVFIKNLPLRSQIVYAPLAGFSDYPYRRMSALYHPALMFCEMIKMEGLHYCPKRTLRLLDFSESMRPIGGQLCGSRPDLAGESAKILEGLGFDLIDLNCGCPTDRITKDGSGSGMLKTPQLIGKVVESIVEAVSVPVTVKIRSGWDFEHINVEETVHIIKESGASAVFVHGRTRSQGYQGPSNLEFIARAKRAAGEHFPVFGNGDVFSPEAAKTMLETTHCDGVLVARGTMGAPWIGKQIEDYLTTGTYSSPSFSMRKQAFVQHLQWIEEYYQSEEKLLTDTRKLCGHYLILSPRVRSLRASLAKASSSQEVYQLINDFEESAEGEESSPE, encoded by the coding sequence ATGGCTTCTCCAGTATTTATAAAAAACCTTCCCCTTAGGTCCCAGATAGTTTACGCCCCTCTTGCAGGATTTTCTGATTACCCCTATCGCCGTATGTCGGCCCTATATCACCCTGCATTGATGTTCTGCGAAATGATCAAAATGGAAGGTCTGCACTACTGTCCTAAACGTACGTTGCGCTTGTTAGATTTCTCAGAATCTATGCGCCCTATCGGAGGCCAGCTCTGCGGTAGCCGACCTGATCTTGCAGGAGAATCTGCAAAAATTTTAGAGGGATTAGGCTTCGATCTCATCGATTTGAATTGTGGATGTCCTACAGATCGCATCACCAAAGATGGAAGTGGCTCTGGGATGCTCAAAACCCCTCAATTAATCGGGAAAGTAGTTGAGAGTATTGTAGAAGCTGTTTCTGTTCCTGTAACAGTAAAAATCCGTTCTGGATGGGATTTCGAACACATCAATGTCGAAGAAACCGTTCATATTATTAAAGAAAGCGGCGCAAGCGCTGTCTTTGTACATGGAAGAACTCGCTCTCAAGGATATCAAGGCCCCAGCAATTTGGAGTTTATTGCACGAGCAAAGCGAGCTGCTGGAGAGCACTTTCCAGTATTTGGAAATGGAGATGTCTTTTCTCCTGAAGCAGCTAAAACAATGTTAGAAACTACTCACTGTGATGGAGTCCTTGTCGCTCGCGGTACAATGGGAGCTCCTTGGATTGGAAAACAAATAGAAGATTACTTAACCACAGGGACCTATTCTTCCCCATCCTTCTCCATGAGAAAGCAAGCGTTTGTACAGCACCTACAGTGGATAGAAGAATACTACCAAAGCGAAGAAAAGCTCTTAACAGATACCCGCAAACTGTGTGGTCACTACTTAATTCTTTCCCCAAGAGTTCGTTCTTTACGCGCTAGCCTAGCTAAAGCTTCCTCATCACAAGAAGTTTATCAGCTTATAAACGATTTTGAAGAATCTGCAGAAGGAGAAGAATCCTCTCCTGAATAG
- a CDS encoding YggT family protein — MLSYLLRTVVNIYSFLILVYVLCSWLPECHNAQWYHVIRRWVTPYLRIFHKFVPRIGFIDISPMIALLCLGTIPFVILKIVRFIVLNIFQSPWLLQYL, encoded by the coding sequence ATGCTTTCTTATTTACTTAGAACTGTAGTTAATATTTACAGCTTTTTAATTTTAGTTTACGTTCTCTGCTCTTGGCTGCCAGAATGCCACAACGCACAGTGGTATCATGTGATTCGTCGCTGGGTAACTCCCTATCTTCGCATTTTCCATAAATTCGTTCCCCGTATAGGGTTTATTGACATTAGCCCAATGATCGCTCTCCTTTGTCTCGGGACTATTCCTTTCGTGATTCTAAAAATTGTGCGGTTCATTGTTCTAAATATTTTTCAATCACCATGGCTTCTCCAGTATTTATAA
- a CDS encoding toxin-antitoxin system YwqK family antitoxin — MCLGRSIRLCLCFLLACGLLEAGVYDKLRLTGINIIDRNGLSETICSKEKLQKYAKVDFLSPQPYQKVMRTYKNASGEAVACLTTYYPNGQIRQYLECLNNRAFGRYREWHSNGKIRIQAEVIGGIADLHPSAEAGWLFDGTTYAYDSDGRLEAVICYEKGFLEGTSVYYHSNGNVWKECPYHKGVAHGDFFVFTEEGNLLKKQTYCKGLLSGHSLRYEPGSQLLLAEEEYVQGKLRSGKYYDPFTKEVIACVVDGKGEQAIYGRYAVIETRTILRGSPHGKVVLFDESGKTILQTYSLINGQKEGEEIFFYPGGEGKKMLLTWSKGILQGSVKTWYPNGALESSKELVQNKKNGLLMVYYPSGQIMATEEYVEDLLIKGEYFRPDDRYPYAKVEKGCGTAVFFSATGGLLKKVSYEDGKPIVN, encoded by the coding sequence ATGTGTTTAGGTAGAAGCATAAGATTGTGTTTATGTTTTCTTTTAGCTTGCGGGCTTTTAGAGGCGGGGGTTTACGATAAACTTCGGCTTACGGGTATTAATATTATTGATAGGAATGGGCTTTCTGAAACGATTTGTTCAAAAGAAAAGTTACAGAAATATGCTAAGGTGGATTTTTTGTCTCCCCAACCTTATCAAAAGGTAATGCGTACCTATAAAAACGCATCGGGAGAGGCTGTTGCTTGCTTAACTACTTATTATCCGAATGGTCAAATTCGACAGTATTTAGAGTGTTTGAATAATCGAGCTTTTGGGCGTTATCGTGAATGGCATAGCAATGGAAAGATCCGTATCCAGGCAGAAGTCATTGGTGGAATAGCAGACCTACATCCTTCCGCAGAAGCTGGATGGTTGTTTGATGGAACAACTTATGCTTATGATAGCGATGGGCGGTTAGAGGCGGTTATTTGTTATGAAAAGGGCTTTTTAGAAGGGACTTCTGTGTATTACCATTCCAATGGAAATGTGTGGAAGGAATGTCCTTATCATAAAGGAGTCGCTCACGGAGATTTTTTCGTATTCACCGAAGAAGGGAACCTATTGAAAAAACAAACGTATTGTAAGGGGCTGTTATCTGGCCATTCTTTGCGTTACGAACCCGGGTCACAGTTATTGCTTGCAGAAGAAGAGTATGTTCAAGGGAAGCTCCGATCAGGCAAGTATTACGATCCATTTACCAAGGAAGTCATTGCTTGTGTCGTGGATGGTAAGGGAGAGCAAGCAATTTATGGGAGATATGCGGTTATAGAAACTCGCACAATTCTTCGAGGTTCTCCTCATGGTAAGGTGGTTTTATTTGATGAAAGTGGAAAAACTATTTTACAAACCTATTCTTTGATAAATGGACAAAAAGAGGGAGAAGAAATCTTTTTTTATCCAGGAGGAGAAGGGAAGAAAATGCTGCTCACCTGGTCTAAGGGGATTTTACAGGGATCCGTCAAAACTTGGTATCCTAATGGGGCTTTAGAGAGTAGTAAAGAGTTGGTCCAAAATAAGAAGAACGGGTTACTTATGGTGTATTACCCTTCAGGGCAAATCATGGCTACTGAGGAATATGTGGAAGATCTTCTGATAAAAGGCGAATATTTTCGTCCGGATGACCGATACCCTTATGCTAAAGTTGAAAAAGGGTGTGGGACCGCGGTCTTTTTTAGTGCAACAGGCGGTCTTTTGAAGAAGGTTTCTTATGAAGATGGGAAACCTATTGTGAATTAG
- a CDS encoding 5-formyltetrahydrofolate cyclo-ligase, translated as MDEILKQKSCLRHEGLAKRKQLSSKRREEASLSLMDFVQQTIPQGFVLSYIPFRSELDVRAINLWLAQENRLLLPKMQGNTIVPIEPSFAKIFHLSSPKDVNQMAGNEVGAHLVTTALVPAVVFDQEQFRLGYGGGYYDRFLARYPRIWTVGVGFKEQLIASLPRESHDIPLNTLYLT; from the coding sequence ATGGATGAAATTCTAAAGCAGAAAAGTTGTTTGCGTCACGAAGGGTTAGCTAAGCGGAAACAACTTTCTTCTAAAAGAAGGGAAGAGGCGTCTCTTTCATTGATGGATTTCGTTCAGCAAACGATTCCGCAGGGATTCGTATTATCCTACATTCCTTTTCGCTCGGAGTTGGATGTTCGAGCGATTAATCTGTGGTTAGCTCAAGAGAATCGTCTGCTTCTCCCGAAAATGCAAGGGAACACGATCGTTCCGATCGAGCCTTCCTTTGCAAAAATTTTTCATCTTTCTTCTCCTAAAGATGTGAATCAAATGGCAGGAAACGAGGTAGGTGCGCATCTGGTTACAACTGCCTTGGTTCCTGCTGTGGTTTTTGATCAGGAGCAGTTTCGTTTGGGATATGGCGGGGGGTATTATGATCGCTTTCTCGCTAGATACCCGCGTATTTGGACCGTAGGGGTGGGGTTCAAAGAGCAGCTAATCGCAAGTCTTCCTAGAGAATCTCACGATATTCCTTTAAACACATTGTATCTAACGTAG
- the recA gene encoding recombinase RecA, producing MSVPDRKRALEAAIAYIEKQFGAGSIMSLGKHSSAHEISTIKTGALSLDLALGIGGVPKGRIIEIFGPESSGKTTLATHIVANAQKMGGVAAYIDAEHALDPNYAALIGANINDLMISQPDCGEDALSIAELLARSGAVDVIVIDSVAALVPKSELEGEIGDVHVGLQARMMSQALRKLTATLARTNTCAIFINQIREKIGVSFGNPETTTGGRALKFYSSIRMDIRRIGAIKGGENFDIGNRIKVKVAKNKLAPPFRTAEFDILFNEGISSAGCIIDLAVEKNIIDKKGSWFNYQDRKLGQGREAVREELKRNKELFQELERRIYESVQASSSQALASACLDQEAREVAEAAK from the coding sequence ATGAGCGTTCCCGACAGAAAAAGGGCTTTGGAAGCTGCCATTGCTTACATCGAGAAGCAATTTGGCGCAGGATCTATCATGAGTTTAGGGAAGCATTCTTCTGCTCATGAGATATCAACTATTAAAACTGGCGCATTGTCGTTAGATTTAGCTCTGGGAATAGGAGGAGTTCCTAAAGGAAGAATTATAGAGATTTTTGGCCCAGAGTCTTCAGGGAAAACGACTCTAGCAACGCATATCGTGGCTAATGCCCAAAAAATGGGGGGTGTGGCAGCTTATATTGATGCTGAGCACGCCTTAGATCCTAATTATGCTGCGCTAATTGGTGCTAATATTAATGATTTAATGATCTCCCAGCCCGATTGTGGAGAGGATGCTTTGAGTATTGCAGAGCTTCTGGCTCGATCGGGAGCTGTTGATGTCATCGTTATCGATTCGGTGGCAGCCTTGGTTCCAAAGAGCGAATTGGAAGGAGAAATTGGAGATGTGCATGTGGGTTTACAAGCACGCATGATGTCTCAGGCTTTACGAAAATTAACGGCGACGTTGGCACGAACGAACACTTGTGCGATTTTTATTAACCAAATTCGAGAGAAGATAGGTGTTAGCTTCGGGAATCCTGAGACCACAACAGGGGGGCGGGCACTTAAATTTTACTCTTCTATTCGTATGGATATTCGTCGTATCGGTGCTATCAAAGGAGGCGAAAACTTCGATATAGGAAACCGAATTAAGGTGAAGGTCGCAAAAAATAAATTAGCTCCTCCATTTCGAACTGCTGAATTTGATATTTTGTTCAATGAAGGGATTTCTTCTGCGGGATGCATTATTGACCTTGCTGTAGAAAAAAACATTATTGATAAGAAAGGATCTTGGTTCAATTACCAAGATCGTAAGTTGGGTCAAGGCCGAGAGGCTGTGCGCGAAGAGCTGAAAAGGAATAAAGAGTTATTCCAAGAGTTAGAGCGCCGTATTTATGAGTCTGTACAAGCTTCCTCATCACAGGCGCTAGCATCTGCTTGCTTGGACCAGGAGGCTCGAGAAGTAGCAGAAGCAGCGAAATAA